The following coding sequences lie in one Sedimentibacter sp. MB35-C1 genomic window:
- a CDS encoding HNH endonuclease: MNNLVQAVMNFKNKELKSYEKKYKICEKERLKFIQLFPKNQIINMELDDYVVGKGKESFCYWLETKLSELGSIKGGSTADKKFGLYYNKVEQAYKTIQKWDETLNVEGAFDNIKVSINELLKAGEIVDVESISKNSLSPMFKSKILATYYPEKYLNVFAPEHVDYFIHKLNLPTSENSTEDKRQLLIEFKNEHKLFKDFNNYIFMTFLYNWSNPKFKEIRILPMSAKYEFPNMTYQEIQKKFFLNELANKKHGEYLFRTSGMAASKGTLVLFQIDNQIIASANLIQVKKFKEPIQGIYMGAYYFNVNTIKVFEPISAKELSEIDENFTAFSQSKQKIDSSKQDLVISLINSKEQVRIPEEVIESESGKYVEGCKKQIVVNAYERNSKAREECIKIHGIKCKICGLDFGEFYGQAFEGKIHVHHIKPLNEIDDEYEVDPEKDLIPVCPNCHMILHSKVGGTYTVKEVKQFIMHGI, from the coding sequence ATGAATAACTTAGTACAAGCAGTAATGAATTTTAAAAATAAAGAACTAAAGAGTTACGAAAAAAAGTATAAGATTTGTGAGAAAGAAAGATTAAAATTCATTCAGCTCTTTCCTAAAAATCAGATTATAAATATGGAACTCGATGATTATGTAGTTGGAAAAGGCAAAGAGTCTTTCTGTTATTGGCTTGAAACCAAATTAAGTGAGCTCGGAAGTATTAAAGGTGGGTCTACAGCGGATAAGAAATTTGGATTATATTATAACAAAGTGGAACAAGCTTATAAAACAATTCAAAAATGGGATGAGACTTTAAATGTCGAGGGTGCTTTTGATAACATTAAAGTGTCAATTAATGAGTTATTAAAAGCCGGGGAAATAGTTGACGTAGAATCTATATCCAAAAACTCTCTATCCCCTATGTTTAAGAGCAAAATTTTAGCTACATATTACCCAGAAAAATATCTTAATGTATTTGCTCCTGAGCATGTAGATTATTTCATTCACAAGCTAAATCTTCCAACAAGTGAAAATAGTACTGAGGACAAACGTCAGTTGTTAATAGAATTTAAAAACGAACATAAACTCTTCAAAGATTTTAATAACTATATATTTATGACGTTTCTCTATAATTGGAGCAATCCAAAGTTTAAGGAAATTCGGATATTACCTATGAGTGCAAAATATGAATTCCCTAATATGACCTATCAGGAAATACAAAAGAAGTTCTTTTTAAATGAGTTGGCTAATAAAAAACATGGTGAATATCTTTTTAGGACTTCTGGGATGGCTGCATCAAAAGGTACGTTAGTCCTATTTCAAATTGATAACCAAATAATAGCAAGTGCAAACTTGATACAAGTTAAAAAATTCAAAGAGCCAATACAAGGCATCTATATGGGTGCATATTATTTTAATGTCAACACAATTAAAGTATTTGAACCAATTAGTGCAAAAGAACTCTCTGAAATAGATGAAAATTTCACTGCATTTTCCCAATCAAAGCAAAAGATCGATAGTTCAAAACAGGATCTAGTTATATCATTAATCAATTCTAAAGAGCAAGTGAGAATACCTGAAGAAGTTATTGAATCTGAATCAGGTAAATATGTTGAAGGATGTAAAAAGCAAATTGTTGTAAACGCATATGAACGCAACTCAAAAGCAAGAGAAGAATGTATTAAAATACACGGAATAAAATGTAAAATTTGTGGCTTGGATTTTGGAGAATTCTACGGTCAGGCTTTTGAAGGTAAAATTCATGTTCATCATATCAAACCATTAAACGAAATAGATGATGAGTATGAGGTAGACCCAGAAAAAGATTTGATACCGGTTTGTCCCAATTGCCATATGATTTTGCATTCAAAGGTTGGTGGAACCTATACTGTTAAAGAGGTAAAACAGTTTATTATGCATGGAATTTAG
- a CDS encoding helix-turn-helix domain-containing protein, with amino-acid sequence MLYKVNEYLKENIDENVTINTWNDENKLPLFLLEIYDFYDLNILGNQCILIKFINDVPKINDIKKHMKTLKAISNDNLVFLYNNISPYRRKALIQNRIPFIVENGQMYLPFLGLDLKKMIDKNSKSIEKFSSTAQLVFLYFLYNKDLTLNTTELAKKLNTTAMTASRALNDLYSLGILKYDIGGKTGKSKNYKRIADTKYFDIGNKYLKNPVNKVVYMDQSAYNIAYDFPIAGLEALSMNSMINPSARSIRAISKQKLYDLMDYIEKDIYKIKDMNLMELQIWDYDPMIFAKNNVVDLASLAASFSGTSDERIEQAIEESLKGELWYKG; translated from the coding sequence ATGTTATATAAAGTCAATGAGTATTTAAAAGAAAATATTGATGAAAATGTAACTATAAATACTTGGAATGACGAAAATAAGTTACCGCTATTTCTATTAGAAATATACGATTTTTATGATCTTAATATACTTGGGAATCAATGTATTTTAATAAAGTTTATTAATGATGTTCCTAAAATAAATGATATAAAAAAACACATGAAAACTCTTAAAGCGATTAGTAATGATAATTTGGTTTTCTTGTATAACAATATTTCTCCATATAGAAGAAAAGCGTTAATTCAAAATCGCATTCCATTTATAGTTGAAAATGGACAAATGTATCTTCCGTTTTTAGGATTGGATTTAAAGAAGATGATTGATAAAAACTCAAAATCTATTGAAAAATTTTCTTCTACTGCCCAACTTGTATTTTTATATTTTTTATATAATAAGGATTTGACTTTAAACACAACTGAATTGGCTAAAAAATTAAACACAACAGCAATGACAGCATCGAGGGCTTTAAATGACTTATACTCGTTAGGAATATTAAAGTATGATATAGGCGGAAAAACAGGAAAAAGCAAAAATTATAAAAGAATTGCTGATACAAAATATTTTGACATCGGAAACAAATATTTAAAAAATCCAGTTAATAAAGTTGTTTATATGGATCAGTCAGCTTATAATATAGCATATGATTTTCCAATTGCTGGATTAGAGGCGTTGTCAATGAATTCTATGATTAATCCGTCAGCAAGATCTATTAGAGCTATATCAAAACAAAAATTATATGACTTAATGGATTATATTGAAAAGGATATATATAAGATTAAGGACATGAATTTAATGGAACTACAGATTTGGGATTACGATCCAATGATATTTGCTAAAAATAATGTGGTTGATTTAGCTTCATTAGCAGCATCATTTAGTGGAACTTCTGATGAAAGAATTGAGCAAGCAATAGAAGAAAGTTTGAAGGGTGAATTATGGTACAAGGGTTAG
- a CDS encoding TatD family hydrolase produces the protein MIDAHIHIDFYDKPTKIIKEIMSEDISAIFVTHLPELYEKQKLMMKIIPQIFLAVGFHPILINEYEFNKDLFVNAIKETKFVGEVGLDYSIAKTEKSQVKQKKIFEQICKSVNKHILSVHSRQAEIDVLTLLLKYKVENAIFHWYTGPKELIPDIVGAGYYFSLNQAMLRTNKGRGILKEIPLNRILIETDGPFSKYEGSIVEPLCLKEIYSAFGEFYNVGDMEDLVFQNMSSLIE, from the coding sequence ATGATAGATGCGCATATCCATATTGATTTTTATGACAAACCGACAAAAATAATTAAAGAAATTATGAGTGAAGATATTTCAGCTATTTTTGTCACCCATTTACCAGAATTGTATGAAAAACAGAAATTAATGATGAAAATCATACCACAAATATTTTTAGCAGTTGGTTTCCATCCTATTTTGATTAATGAATATGAGTTTAATAAAGATTTGTTTGTTAATGCCATAAAAGAAACAAAATTTGTTGGTGAGGTAGGTTTGGATTATTCTATAGCTAAGACAGAAAAAAGTCAAGTCAAACAAAAGAAAATTTTTGAACAGATTTGTAAATCTGTGAATAAGCATATTTTATCAGTGCACAGCAGACAGGCTGAAATAGATGTGTTAACTCTTTTATTAAAGTATAAGGTGGAAAATGCGATTTTCCATTGGTATACGGGACCCAAGGAACTGATTCCAGATATAGTGGGGGCAGGATATTATTTTTCTTTAAACCAAGCGATGCTTAGGACAAACAAAGGAAGAGGAATTTTAAAAGAGATACCATTAAATAGAATTTTAATTGAAACAGATGGACCGTTTTCAAAGTACGAAGGTAGTATTGTTGAGCCATTATGCCTAAAAGAAATATATTCAGCATTTGGAGAGTTCTATAATGTAGGTGATATGGAGGATTTAGTGTTTCAGAACATGTCTTCATTGATTGAATAA
- a CDS encoding Shedu immune nuclease family protein, which produces MLKRADAYSEQHWQETVCEIVRMIYPKYILSKREQFVGDDGRHRKKPDFLLIDSGGFVDVLEIKKPNNQRLMTKTEYRNNYVADRDFSGAIVQIEKYVHCLNHDGKSIEQKFQRSLQSELPTGIKIRIAGPQGMLLMGRSKGLSEEQLFDLEIIKLQHKNVIDIMTFYDLMDRIENIIKQLSHS; this is translated from the coding sequence ATGCTTAAAAGAGCTGATGCTTATAGTGAACAGCATTGGCAAGAAACGGTTTGTGAGATAGTTCGCATGATTTATCCAAAATATATATTATCCAAACGTGAGCAGTTTGTAGGTGATGATGGCCGGCATAGAAAAAAACCTGATTTTCTCCTAATCGATTCTGGTGGATTTGTAGATGTTTTGGAGATTAAAAAACCTAACAATCAGCGGTTGATGACAAAAACTGAGTACAGAAATAATTATGTAGCTGATAGAGATTTTTCAGGGGCTATTGTACAAATTGAAAAATATGTACATTGTTTAAATCATGACGGCAAATCGATAGAACAAAAATTTCAAAGAAGTCTACAATCAGAGCTTCCAACAGGAATTAAAATACGTATTGCAGGACCACAAGGTATGCTACTGATGGGAAGAAGTAAAGGTTTGTCAGAAGAACAATTATTTGATTTAGAAATTATTAAGCTACAGCATAAAAATGTAATTGATATAATGACATTTTATGATTTGATGGATAGAATTGAAAATATTATTAAACAATTAAGCCATTCTTAA
- a CDS encoding site-specific integrase, translated as MLLAVKSLYPKLIEAIESEPEMFNVIFSIALYCGLRQGKILGLTIADIDLKNNYIDVNKQYVSHYTNGKVNHEIAKTKTDNSIRKVYMPDAVSEILELYINKLKILNINPDKQFLFINPKTQLIYDRNAIYRRFLKMARGIEFHNITFHDLRHLQATMMINSGVNIVVVAKRLGDTIETVSETYLHSIEKVEKDSVNQLQDFIDNKIRTY; from the coding sequence ATGCTTTTAGCTGTAAAATCTTTATATCCAAAACTTATAGAAGCTATAGAAAGCGAACCTGAGATGTTTAATGTTATATTTTCTATTGCCTTATATTGTGGATTGAGACAAGGAAAAATATTAGGTTTAACCATTGCAGATATTGATCTAAAGAATAATTATATTGATGTGAATAAACAATATGTTTCCCATTATACGAATGGTAAAGTAAATCATGAAATAGCCAAAACAAAAACTGATAACTCTATCAGAAAAGTATATATGCCTGATGCTGTTAGCGAAATCCTAGAGCTATATATAAACAAGTTAAAGATACTAAATATTAACCCAGATAAACAATTTCTTTTTATTAACCCGAAGACACAATTAATTTATGACCGTAATGCTATTTACAGAAGATTTCTAAAAATGGCCAGAGGAATAGAGTTTCATAATATTACTTTTCATGATTTAAGGCATCTGCAGGCCACTATGATGATCAATTCGGGTGTTAACATTGTAGTTGTAGCCAAAAGACTTGGAGACACAATTGAAACTGTTTCAGAAACCTATTTGCATTCAATAGAGAAAGTGGAAAAGGATTCTGTTAATCAGCTTCAGGATTTCATTGATAATAAGATTAGGACATATTAA
- the spoIIID gene encoding sporulation transcriptional regulator SpoIIID, producing MKDYIERRAMEIAEYIISTESTVRQTAKRFGVSKSTVHKDVTERLPKLNPPAASEVKKVLLKNKSERHIRGGKATRLKYKEAHDHEKVSNM from the coding sequence ATGAAAGATTACATAGAACGCAGAGCCATGGAAATCGCGGAATATATTATAAGTACTGAATCCACTGTAAGGCAGACGGCAAAGAGATTTGGCGTCAGCAAAAGCACAGTCCATAAGGACGTTACAGAACGACTTCCCAAACTGAACCCTCCAGCTGCGAGCGAAGTAAAGAAGGTTTTGCTTAAGAACAAGTCCGAAAGACATATTCGGGGAGGTAAAGCTACTCGCTTAAAATATAAAGAAGCACATGACCATGAAAAAGTAAGCAATATGTAA
- a CDS encoding M23 family metallopeptidase, with protein sequence MKKNRFKNAKMKMKNFFIRLKHKDTSFFIIALCIVLLATAIVWRYTSSPDPDGNNMAGNSSDSENIGANVDPYKDKVEEIIEDYENAQKDNDEEKDQPGNESIDLKMMKTPLAGEVYREFSMEDLVYYESIGEWRVHKGVDIKPKDTLLIESAFAGTVESVNTSDLTGTEIVIDHGNNIKTLYNNLVSASVKTGEQVQQGQTIGNVGKTASIEAADGAHLHFEIIVDGKNVNPMDYIN encoded by the coding sequence ATGAAAAAAAATAGATTTAAAAATGCAAAGATGAAAATGAAAAATTTCTTTATTAGGCTGAAACATAAGGATACAAGTTTCTTTATAATTGCTCTTTGTATTGTTCTCTTAGCAACTGCAATAGTTTGGAGATATACATCAAGTCCTGATCCTGACGGAAACAATATGGCAGGGAATAGTTCAGATAGCGAAAATATAGGAGCTAACGTTGACCCTTACAAGGACAAAGTTGAAGAAATAATAGAGGACTATGAAAATGCACAAAAAGACAATGATGAGGAAAAAGACCAGCCGGGAAATGAAAGCATAGATTTAAAAATGATGAAAACTCCATTGGCAGGGGAAGTATACAGGGAATTTTCAATGGAGGATTTAGTTTATTATGAATCTATAGGAGAATGGAGAGTACATAAGGGCGTTGACATAAAGCCCAAAGATACATTGCTAATTGAATCGGCATTTGCAGGAACGGTAGAATCTGTAAACACATCTGACCTGACAGGAACAGAAATTGTTATAGACCACGGAAACAATATTAAAACATTATATAACAATTTAGTATCAGCAAGTGTTAAGACTGGAGAACAAGTGCAACAGGGTCAGACCATAGGAAATGTAGGGAAAACAGCAAGCATTGAGGCAGCTGACGGAGCACATCTTCACTTTGAAATAATTGTTGATGGAAAAAATGTTAACCCAATGGACTATATTAATTAG
- the spoIID gene encoding stage II sporulation protein D: MLNRLIYALIIFILLLTIPNLSLAFLEQKMNMPSAAEIVDNEQSSTYEEVTSNDNQEEFKEVNIKEPELIKVYNLKTQEIMVIDFEEYIKGVVASEMPAEFNIEALKAQGVTARTYLLYRLKKYPNGHPDHPGAPVCTGTHCQVWTSKENLIASHEEGWYEQYWGKIEEAVESTEGKILTYEGKIIEPLFHSTSGGRTENSEDVFSTAVPYLRSVESPYESEAPKLHDSIKISVDEFINKLNSIYGNLNLSRDNLNDKIKLGEISEGGKIKSIYIDNTEVTGREMRSLFNLNSTNFSFIQSGNELEIITTGYGHGVGMSQWGAEGMADKGYDYREILKHYFTDIEIVSMK, encoded by the coding sequence ATGTTAAACCGTCTGATTTATGCTCTTATTATATTTATACTGCTGTTGACCATACCCAACTTGAGCCTTGCATTTCTAGAACAAAAAATGAATATGCCAAGTGCAGCAGAAATTGTAGATAATGAGCAATCAAGCACATATGAAGAGGTAACAAGCAATGATAATCAGGAAGAATTTAAAGAAGTAAATATTAAAGAACCTGAGCTGATTAAAGTATACAACTTAAAGACACAGGAGATTATGGTAATAGATTTTGAGGAGTATATTAAAGGTGTTGTTGCTTCTGAAATGCCTGCAGAATTTAATATTGAAGCGCTAAAAGCTCAAGGAGTTACGGCAAGAACGTATTTGCTGTATAGATTAAAAAAATATCCTAATGGGCATCCTGATCACCCGGGTGCACCAGTATGCACCGGCACTCATTGCCAGGTATGGACGTCTAAAGAGAATCTTATTGCATCTCACGAAGAAGGCTGGTATGAACAATATTGGGGGAAAATTGAAGAAGCCGTTGAATCTACAGAAGGAAAAATATTAACTTACGAAGGGAAAATAATTGAACCGCTTTTTCATTCAACAAGCGGAGGAAGGACTGAAAATTCTGAGGATGTATTCTCAACAGCAGTTCCATACCTAAGAAGTGTTGAAAGTCCATATGAATCCGAAGCTCCAAAACTTCATGATTCTATTAAAATATCTGTGGATGAATTCATAAACAAATTAAACTCTATATATGGAAATTTAAATCTTTCGCGCGATAACCTTAACGACAAGATTAAATTGGGAGAGATAAGCGAAGGCGGAAAAATAAAATCTATATACATAGATAATACTGAGGTCACCGGGAGGGAAATGAGATCTCTTTTTAATTTAAACTCAACAAATTTCAGCTTCATACAATCCGGCAATGAACTTGAAATAATTACAACCGGCTACGGCCATGGAGTTGGAATGAGCCAATGGGGAGCTGAAGGAATGGCCGACAAAGGCTATGATTACAGAGAAATATTAAAACACTATTTTACTGATATAGAAATAGTAAGTATGAAATAG
- a CDS encoding HesB-like protein: MIFINEQAYKEFKALLDDANVESYNIRIGLDRVGCSGPIFNVYVDEATDNDDVEKIHEVSFIVEKSLNEEYGGFIIVSSEENGGNGVGLKPVVQPSSGGCGGCCGECH; encoded by the coding sequence ATGATATTTATAAATGAACAAGCTTATAAAGAGTTTAAAGCTCTTTTAGATGATGCAAATGTTGAATCCTATAATATAAGGATAGGACTGGATAGAGTAGGATGCAGCGGGCCTATTTTTAACGTATATGTAGATGAAGCCACTGATAATGATGATGTTGAAAAAATACACGAAGTTTCATTTATTGTTGAAAAATCTCTCAATGAAGAATACGGTGGTTTTATAATAGTTTCAAGTGAAGAAAATGGTGGAAATGGCGTCGGTCTTAAACCTGTAGTACAGCCTTCATCTGGAGGATGCGGAGGATGCTGTGGAGAATGCCACTAA